The following proteins are co-located in the Callithrix jacchus isolate 240 chromosome 10, calJac240_pri, whole genome shotgun sequence genome:
- the KCNA4 gene encoding potassium voltage-gated channel subfamily A member 4 — protein MEVAMVSAESSGCNSHMPYGYAAQARARERERLAHSRAAAAAAVAAATAAVEGSGGSGGGSHHHHQSRGACTSHDPQSSRGSRRRKRQRPEKKKAHHRQSSFPHCSDLMPSGSEEKILRELSEEEEDEEEEEEEEEEGRFYYSEDDHGDECSYTDLLPQDEGGGGYSSVRYSDCCERVVINVSGLRFETQMKTLAQFPETLLGDPEKRTQYFDPLRNEYFFDRNRPSFDAILYYYQSGGRLKRPVNVPFDIFTEEVKFYQLGEEALLKFREDEGFVREEEDRALPENEFKKQIWLLFEYPESSSPARGIAIVSVLVILISIVIFCLETLPEFRDDRDLVMALSAGGHGGLLNDTSAPHLENSGHTIFNDPFFIVETVCIVWFSFEFVVRCFACPSQALFFKNIMNIIDIVSILPYFITLGTDLAQQQGGGNGQQQQAMSFAILRIIRLVRVFRIFKLSRHSKGLQILGHTLRASMRELGLLIFFLFIGVILFSSAVYFAEADEPNTHFQSIPDAFWWAVVTMTTVGYGDMKPITVGGKIVGSLCAIAGVLTIALPVPVIVSNFNYFYHRETENEEQTQLTQNAVSCPYLPSNLLKKFRSSTSSSLGDKSEYLEMEEGVKESLCAKEEKCQGKGDDSETDKNNCSNAKAVETDV, from the coding sequence ATGGAGGTTGCAATGGTGAGTGCGGAGAGCTCAGGATGCAACAGTCACATGCCTTACGGTTATGCTGCCCAGGCCCGGGCCCGGGAGCGGGAGAGGCTTGCTCACTCCAGGGCAGCTGCGGCAGCTGCCGTTGCAGCGGCCACAGCTGCCGTCGAAGGAAGTGGGGGTTCTGGTGGGGggtcccaccaccaccaccagtcaCGTGGGGCCTGCACCTCCCATGACCCTCAGAGCAGCCGGGGAAGTCGAAGGAGGAAGCGACAGCGGCCTGAGAAGAAGAAAGCCCACCACCGGCAGAGCAGCTTCCCTCATTGCTCTGACCTGATGCCCAGTGGCTCTGAGGAGAAGATCCTGAGGGAGCtgagtgaggaggaggaagatgaggaagaggaggaggaggaggaagaagagggaaggtTTTACTATAGTGAAGATGACCACGGTGATGAGTGTTCCTACACGGACCTGCTGCCCCAGGATGAGGGCGGTGGTGGCTACAGTTCAGTCCGCTACAGTGACTGTTGTGAACGTGTGGTGATAAATGTGTCAGGCCTACGCTTTGAGACTCAGATGAAAACTCTGGCCCAGTTTCCAGAGACTTTGCTGGGAGACCCTGAAAAGAGGACTCAGTACTTTGACCCTTTGCGCAATGAATACTTTTTTGACAGGAACAGGCCCAGCTTTGATGCCATCTTATATTATTACCAGTCAGGAGGCCGCCTGAAGAGGCCAGTCAACGTCCCCTTTGATATCTTCACTGAGGAGGTGAAGTTCTATCAGTTGGGGGAGGAGGCCCTGTTGAAGTTTCGGGAGGATGAGGGCTTTGTGAGAGAAGAGGAGGACAGGGCCCTCCCtgagaatgaatttaaaaagcagatttgGCTCCTCTTCGAATATCCAGAGAGCTCCAGTCCCGCCAGGGGCATAGCCATTGTGTCCGTCCTGGTCATCTTAATCTCTATTGTCATCTTTTGCCTGGAAACCTTGCCTGAGTTTAGGGACGACAGGGATCTCGTCATGGCACTGAGTGCTGGAGGGCATGGTGGGTTGTTGAATGACACCTCAGCACCCCACCTGGAGAACTCAGGGCACACGATATTCAATGACCCCTTCTTCATCGTGGAGACGGTCTGTATTGTGTGGTTTTCCTTTGAGTTTGTGGTTCGCTGCTTTGCTTGTCCAAGCCAAGCACTGTTCTTCAAAAACATCATGAACATCATTGACATTGTCTCCATTTTGCCTTACTTCATCACACTGGGCACCGACCTGGCCCAGCAACAGGGGGGTGGCAATGGTCAGCAGCAGCAGGCCATGTCCTTTGCCATCCTCAGAATCATTCGTCTGGTCCGAGTATTCCGGATCTTCAAACTCTCCAGGCACTCCAAAGGCCTGCAGATCCTGGGCCACACCCTCAGAGCCAGCATGCGGGAACTGGGCCTTCTGATCTTTTTCCTCTTCATTGGGGTCATCCTCTTTTCCAGCGCTGTGTATTTTGCAGAGGCGGATGAACCTAATACCCATTTCCAAAGCATCCCAGATGCATTTTGGTGGGCTGTGGTGACCATGACAACTGTGGGCTATGGGGACATGAAGCCCATCACTGTGGGGGGCAAGATTGTGGGGTCCCTGTGTGCCATTGCGGGTGTCTTAACCATTGCTTTGCCAGTGCCAGTGATTGTCTCTAACTTTAACTATTTCTACCACAGAGAAACTGAAAATGAGGAACAGACACAGCTGACGCAGAATGCAGTCAGCTGCCCATACCTCCCCTCTAATTTGCTCAAGAAATTTCGGAGCTCTACTTCTTCTTCCCTGGGGGACAAGTCAGAGTATCTAGAGATGGAAGAAGGAGTTAAGGAATCTCTGTGTGCAAAGGAGGAGAAGTGTCAGGGAAAGGGGGATGACAGTGAGACAGATAAAAACAACTGTTCTAATGCAAAGGCTGTGGAGACTGATGTGTGA